A single region of the Streptomyces sp. NBC_00236 genome encodes:
- a CDS encoding Acg family FMN-binding oxidoreductase, protein MSMTDDDAAVVTSLVEDAVMAPSMHNSQPWKFVLSTGTGVLAVYGDPVRTMPVGDPDNRGLHLGCGAALFNLRVAAAHRGWTALPRLLPHSSDSWHLADVVLQEAGSPERELAALYPAVRQRHTSRFPFSDEQISTAILDGLSAAAQLEGCTLTVPGAWHTETVMELVHDSELFESASTSMREEIAAWTRTGRAGEGPSTEGIPSDAFGPRQFGVSAPVRDFDTLHTERDRAEAAFEKQPQIALLGTVKDRPVDWLRAGQALQRVLLQATLDGLATSLMSQPLEWPELRSFARDPSSATGFVHMLLRLGYGPTGAATPRRPVDEVLTIR, encoded by the coding sequence ATGTCGATGACTGACGATGATGCGGCAGTGGTGACATCGCTGGTCGAGGATGCCGTGATGGCGCCCTCCATGCATAACTCCCAGCCCTGGAAGTTCGTCCTCTCCACCGGTACCGGGGTCCTCGCCGTGTACGGCGATCCGGTCCGGACCATGCCGGTCGGTGACCCTGACAATCGTGGCCTGCACCTGGGGTGCGGCGCCGCACTGTTCAATCTTCGCGTTGCGGCGGCCCATCGCGGCTGGACTGCCCTCCCGCGCTTGCTCCCCCACTCGTCGGATTCCTGGCATCTGGCTGATGTGGTGCTCCAGGAGGCCGGCTCCCCGGAAAGGGAGTTGGCGGCGCTGTATCCCGCCGTACGGCAGCGGCACACCAGCCGCTTTCCCTTCTCCGACGAGCAGATTTCGACGGCGATACTCGACGGACTCTCCGCAGCGGCTCAACTGGAAGGCTGCACGCTTACTGTCCCAGGAGCCTGGCACACGGAAACCGTCATGGAACTCGTCCATGACTCGGAGCTCTTCGAGTCGGCCAGTACCTCGATGCGCGAGGAGATCGCCGCCTGGACCCGCACCGGCAGGGCCGGCGAAGGGCCGAGCACCGAAGGGATCCCCAGTGATGCCTTCGGCCCGAGGCAGTTCGGCGTGAGCGCCCCCGTACGGGACTTCGACACCCTCCACACCGAGCGGGACCGCGCCGAGGCAGCCTTCGAGAAGCAACCGCAAATAGCGCTGCTCGGCACTGTCAAGGACAGGCCCGTGGACTGGCTGAGGGCAGGCCAGGCCCTGCAGCGCGTGCTTCTGCAGGCCACCCTGGACGGACTCGCGACCTCGCTGATGTCACAGCCTCTCGAATGGCCCGAACTCCGGTCCTTCGCACGCGATCCCAGCTCCGCCACCGGCTTCGTCCACATGCTGCTCAGGCTCGGCTACGGTCCCACGGGAGCGGCCACTCCGCGCAGGCCGGTCGACGAGGTCCTCACCATCAGGTGA
- a CDS encoding universal stress protein: protein MSSNVDRREIVVGIDPVKDWHLALAWAVDEAHRRRSALRLVVVVPPRHDTQHVDDTPRQMQLERVGADALEAAVAWAHARWPDVGTTASLLGGRPGPTLAHLSKDARMVVLGSRHLNRAEEFLSAGSLGVPVAAQAHCPVVVVGDVEHSTQEPPYLVVGVDGSESSKAALALAFEEAAIRGCALRALAVWQPPVFSLHRGDESLQAERRLLSETVAGWAEKYPDVRLHREVLTGSPVEVLAEAAEHALAVVVGRRGQGGYSGMRVGSVVRGLLHRAHCPVITVPAA, encoded by the coding sequence ATGAGCAGCAACGTGGATCGCCGCGAAATCGTCGTCGGTATCGACCCCGTCAAGGACTGGCACCTGGCCCTGGCATGGGCCGTGGACGAGGCCCACCGCCGCCGGTCGGCGCTGCGGCTCGTCGTTGTCGTCCCGCCCCGGCACGACACCCAGCACGTAGACGACACCCCTCGCCAAATGCAACTCGAACGCGTTGGTGCGGATGCGCTGGAGGCGGCGGTCGCCTGGGCGCACGCCCGGTGGCCGGACGTGGGGACGACGGCTTCGCTCCTGGGCGGACGTCCTGGGCCGACGCTGGCGCATCTCTCGAAGGACGCGCGCATGGTGGTGCTCGGCTCACGGCATCTGAACCGTGCGGAGGAGTTTCTCAGCGCCGGCTCACTTGGGGTCCCCGTGGCCGCGCAGGCGCACTGCCCGGTTGTCGTCGTCGGCGATGTGGAGCACAGCACCCAGGAGCCGCCGTACCTGGTGGTGGGTGTCGACGGAAGCGAGTCCTCGAAGGCAGCCTTGGCCCTGGCTTTCGAGGAGGCAGCCATACGCGGTTGCGCGCTGCGCGCCCTCGCGGTGTGGCAGCCCCCGGTCTTCTCGCTCCACCGGGGTGATGAATCCCTTCAGGCCGAGCGTCGCCTGTTGTCGGAGACCGTCGCAGGCTGGGCGGAGAAGTACCCGGACGTCCGGTTGCACCGGGAGGTGCTGACCGGATCCCCGGTCGAGGTTCTGGCAGAGGCTGCCGAGCATGCCCTGGCAGTGGTGGTCGGACGCAGGGGGCAAGGCGGCTACAGCGGAATGCGCGTCGGCTCCGTCGTTCGCGGCCTGCTGCACCGAGCGCATTGCCCAGTGATCACGGTTCCCGCTGCCTGA
- a CDS encoding sensor histidine kinase: MGRDDPQDRAARIPRLRLDELLDELQGRLDEVRGTRDRLNGLLEAVMSVGRELDLPQVLRGIVEAAVTLVDAEYGALGVIGNGEKLAEFIPIGISDDVRERIGHLPAGHGILGELIRHPVPLRLSELSDHPASYGFPPHHPPMHSFLGVPVRVRDEVFGNLYLTEKRGAPDFDDEDEAVVATLAVAAGIAIENARLYEEGRRRQRWLAASSDFTSALLSGSTESEVLGGMLERAVDIAGADLGAFYLIGPNGELTGSLALGEGAEAHRGIVLPSSQGTLAAVALAESGLIAVADVGTDARVTTQPERWDGFGPAVAVSVGTRENLSGVLVLARRHGMPSFAGAEVAALPSFAGQAALALELAGRRRDAEQMRMLEDRDRIARDLHDLAIQRLFATGMTLQSARPFVEHPEATERLNRAIDDLDSTIKIIRTTIFGLREHETLGKTPKLRSRVLQVVDNATPALGFATALRMEGLIDTDVPNEVADQVIAVIGEALSNVARHARAHHVEAAVVADAGMLMVTVTDDGVGMPEGARRSGLRNLAERAEQLGGTLSVTTCPSPRGGTVLTWEVPLLPGDD, translated from the coding sequence ATGGGCCGGGATGACCCTCAGGACCGGGCGGCCAGGATTCCGCGCCTGAGACTCGACGAATTGCTGGATGAGCTCCAGGGTCGCCTGGATGAGGTCCGGGGAACGAGAGACCGCCTGAACGGACTGCTTGAGGCCGTCATGTCCGTGGGCCGGGAACTGGACCTTCCGCAGGTTCTGCGCGGCATCGTCGAGGCTGCTGTCACGCTGGTCGACGCCGAGTACGGTGCTTTGGGCGTGATCGGGAACGGCGAGAAGCTGGCCGAGTTCATCCCCATTGGCATCAGCGACGACGTGCGGGAGCGGATCGGCCACCTCCCCGCCGGGCACGGAATTCTCGGTGAGTTGATCCGCCACCCGGTGCCACTGAGGCTGAGTGAACTCTCGGACCACCCGGCCTCGTACGGCTTTCCGCCCCATCACCCGCCCATGCACTCGTTCCTCGGCGTGCCCGTTCGGGTCCGCGACGAGGTCTTCGGGAACCTCTATCTCACCGAGAAGCGGGGAGCGCCTGACTTCGACGACGAGGACGAGGCGGTCGTGGCCACCCTGGCCGTGGCAGCCGGCATTGCCATCGAGAACGCCCGTCTCTACGAAGAGGGCCGCCGCAGGCAACGCTGGCTGGCTGCGAGCTCCGACTTCACGAGCGCCCTGCTGTCAGGTTCCACCGAGTCCGAGGTTCTCGGCGGAATGCTGGAACGCGCCGTGGACATCGCCGGTGCCGATTTGGGCGCCTTCTACCTCATCGGGCCCAACGGGGAACTGACCGGCTCTCTCGCTCTGGGGGAAGGGGCCGAGGCACATCGAGGCATCGTGCTGCCGAGCAGCCAGGGAACCCTTGCCGCTGTCGCACTCGCAGAGAGCGGCCTCATCGCAGTGGCGGACGTCGGGACCGACGCCCGGGTCACGACGCAGCCGGAGCGGTGGGACGGTTTCGGGCCTGCGGTGGCAGTCAGCGTAGGGACCAGGGAGAACCTGAGCGGCGTCCTGGTCCTGGCACGACGTCACGGCATGCCGTCGTTCGCCGGGGCGGAAGTTGCCGCGCTGCCGAGCTTCGCCGGGCAGGCCGCCCTGGCACTCGAACTGGCCGGCCGTCGAAGAGACGCTGAACAAATGCGCATGCTGGAGGATCGGGACCGGATTGCGCGTGATCTGCACGACCTGGCGATCCAGCGACTGTTCGCGACGGGGATGACGCTGCAGAGTGCGCGCCCGTTCGTCGAGCACCCCGAAGCCACCGAGAGGCTGAACCGCGCCATCGACGATCTCGATTCAACAATCAAGATCATCCGCACCACCATTTTCGGTCTCCGGGAGCACGAGACGCTGGGAAAGACCCCCAAACTCAGATCCAGGGTTCTCCAGGTGGTGGACAACGCCACGCCTGCACTGGGCTTCGCCACAGCCCTGCGCATGGAGGGCCTGATCGACACGGACGTCCCGAACGAGGTGGCCGATCAGGTGATCGCGGTCATCGGCGAGGCGCTGAGCAACGTCGCCCGCCATGCGCGGGCGCACCATGTGGAGGCTGCTGTGGTCGCCGACGCCGGCATGCTCATGGTGACCGTGACAGATGACGGTGTCGGTATGCCGGAAGGAGCCCGCCGCAGCGGCCTGCGGAATCTGGCAGAGCGGGCGGAGCAACTGGGCGGGACCCTGTCCGTCACCACGTGCCCGAGCCCTCGCGGCGGAACCGTACTTACATGGGAAGTACCGCTGCTCCCGGGAGACGACTGA